In the genome of candidate division WOR-3 bacterium, the window CATTTTTAAATCAATCAATCTTAAAATTAATCTATCTGATAGTATGGGCTTAAAAATTTCTGAAACATCCAAAGATAGGGAGAATCTTCTCACCCCGGGTTCGTGCAAAAAACTTATTGTGGGATTTAATGGCGTTTCATAAATACTTTTTAATACTTGAACATAAACCAAAGAATTACCAAAAGAAAATAAAGCGTTTAAAGGATTTTCTGGCGGTCTAATACTTCTTTTTTTAAATTCCCAATTGGTTATTTTTTCAATACAAGAATAATAGATTTTTTTTATCTGGGCTTCAATGTTCATCAAAGAATTTATATTATCAGCATCTTTTATATTGCTTATTAAACTTTTCATCTTATTTATTTCCTCTATAAAACCCTCTCTTTTTTCAATGTTTCTTTTCATATTATGAGCAGCTCCTTCAACAAAAAGTTTAGCAAGTTCTAATCTTTTTTCAGGAATTAAATAATGCTCGGCTTGCTTGATAACAAGAGTTCCAGAAATATTTTCTTCTCGCGGTATAAAACTACCAAAATAATAACCATAGTAATTAAAAAAATGTAAGACTATTTTATTTTGAGCAATAAAATTAAGAAAATTTGTATTTAGTTCCATTTCGCTAAAAATAAATATCTGCTCAATATCATTTATAGGTAGGATTTTCCTTTCTTTACTAGTATTAATAAAAATAGTGTTCTCTTTTCTTTTTATTGTACCACCCTTAAATATATAATAATTTCTTGCCATTTTGATTTAAATAAAGCAAAAAGAGTAATAGGCACATTTCTTACAATAAGATTTATTAATTACTGCTGGAACTTTATCTAATCTTTTTACTATTTCTATTTCTCTTAACGTATCTTCAATTTTTTCTTCGTCTTTTTTACTTAACTCTACTTCTATTTTTCTCTTAAGTTTAGGATAATGAATTATTCCGTAACGACAAGGGATGCCTAATTTTTTAAGATAATAGATATAAAATTTTAATTGCCATATATGAGCATCCTCCATTTTGCGGGATTTTTTTATTTCATTAATGATAATCTCTTTTCCCAATTTTAAAAAATCAATCTTTAAGGTATCGTCAATTAAAATTTCCTTATAGCGCTCTCTTTCAAAACTTTCTTCCGATATCAATTTTCCAATCTCTACATCCTCGGAATATTTTTCCATTTCAATTTGATGGGTAAAAAGCCATAGTTTTCTTGGACAAATAATAAAGTAAGCCACTTGGGTTCCAGTAATTTTATTTTCGGTCAAATCCATTTAACTCCTTCAACAGATTTTCTTGATGATTACCAAAGTTCATATTTGAGCGAGTAAATCAACCATTCCAAATCCCTGGCCAGTTCTAATTCCTAAGCCATAATCATAAATAAATTGTAACATCTCTGGATGAGCTTCTAAATAAAAAATCCCTTTAAATCCTCTTAAATATCCCTTATAATGTTTTACTATTATTTCTTTTATTGGTTGAGAAAAACTGATGTCAATTTTTCTTTGTCTGATGAATATCGCCAATTCCTCATCGCTAATCGGAGTGAAAATTATTCTGGTATCAATTTTTTTCCCTACTATCCTTTGGTATTTTTCTGCCATTCGGAGTTCTAAAATTTTATTAAATTTTTCTAAATTGTCATTGGGAATAATAAAATAATTATGAAAATTCTTAGCCGAAGCATTGGGATCGGTTAAAATTACGGCTCCTAAAGTCTTAAAAATCCCTGCTGAAGAATTAATTCTTATATTTTTAAAAAGTTGAATCTTTTTGATTTTTAAAAAATTATGAGAAATATTCAGCACCCTTTCTTCTTTTTTGAAATCTAAGACGCCATTATAAAAGTAAGAAAAAATTTCTGGGTCGCCAGTAGAAAATAGAAATTCTATTGGCAAACTTATTTTTATCTTTTTTTCATCCAAAGGAATTAAATCCTTTCCTAAAAAGACAGAAAAGGTAAAAGGTTTGACAACTTTTTGAGAGTACAGATTTAAATAAATTTTTGTACCGGCAAAGATATTTTTTAAAAAGGAAATAAAATATTGACGATACTCTTGAGTCACCAATAATTCTTTTTGCTCATTATCAAACAAAATTTTAAGTCGCATGCTATATTATAAATTTTCTTTCATTTATGTCAAATATTTTGTTAACTGAAATTAACATTTTAAAATCTATCTTCCTTCTCTTAAAAAATGAGAGCAATTTTTAAAAGTTGGTATTAGAAAGATTAAAATCCTTCGTCGTCAGTTTTGTGTACCCTTTAGCGTTATATCTATTCCAAAGATAAAAGAAGAAAAAATCATCATTGCTAACATACCAAGAAGAGAAGATTTCCAGAGTTAGAAGAAAGAGAAGTTGATAAACCCATTCATAATATTAACTACTTAAGCCACTTAAAATTAAGTTTTAATGGAAGCAGTAGATTTTCTGAAAGAATTACTAAAATAAAAATTACTTTTCAAAAATCACATTTCCTTTATTATCATAAAGGGTGAAGATACCGCCTTGTTCTAAGGCACCAATTTCAGCAATTGGTCTTCCTTCTTTATTAA includes:
- the cas1b gene encoding type I-B CRISPR-associated endonuclease Cas1b, producing the protein MARNYYIFKGGTIKRKENTIFINTSKERKILPINDIEQIFIFSEMELNTNFLNFIAQNKIVLHFFNYYGYYFGSFIPREENISGTLVIKQAEHYLIPEKRLELAKLFVEGAAHNMKRNIEKREGFIEEINKMKSLISNIKDADNINSLMNIEAQIKKIYYSCIEKITNWEFKKRSIRPPENPLNALFSFGNSLVYVQVLKSIYETPLNPTISFLHEPGVRRFSLSLDVSEIFKPILSDRLILRLIDLKMIREEHFETSLNFAYLNEEGRKIFVKSFDEQLENTILHRKLRRKVKYKNLILFELYRLIKHLLGEEKYQPLKVWF
- the cas4 gene encoding CRISPR-associated protein Cas4, which translates into the protein MDLTENKITGTQVAYFIICPRKLWLFTHQIEMEKYSEDVEIGKLISEESFERERYKEILIDDTLKIDFLKLGKEIIINEIKKSRKMEDAHIWQLKFYIYYLKKLGIPCRYGIIHYPKLKRKIEVELSKKDEEKIEDTLREIEIVKRLDKVPAVINKSYCKKCAYYSFCFI
- the cas6 gene encoding CRISPR-associated endoribonuclease Cas6 → MRLKILFDNEQKELLVTQEYRQYFISFLKNIFAGTKIYLNLYSQKVVKPFTFSVFLGKDLIPLDEKKIKISLPIEFLFSTGDPEIFSYFYNGVLDFKKEERVLNISHNFLKIKKIQLFKNIRINSSAGIFKTLGAVILTDPNASAKNFHNYFIIPNDNLEKFNKILELRMAEKYQRIVGKKIDTRIIFTPISDEELAIFIRQRKIDISFSQPIKEIIVKHYKGYLRGFKGIFYLEAHPEMLQFIYDYGLGIRTGQGFGMVDLLAQI